One Dermatophagoides farinae isolate YC_2012a chromosome 6, ASM2471394v1, whole genome shotgun sequence genomic window carries:
- the LOC124497020 gene encoding uncharacterized protein LOC124497020: protein MAENIQTNTTNQSNDPDKWVVRPSRMEKDDKIESYLNEFSRIAKANNWTDCRSADIFQAMLRADSEALQLFEDLTESDQKSFSKIKRAFEEKFKHNMVANIMKLMFIQRDRNESLSKLLQRTTTCVERVYPNFAKLNKTQLVRNHFMAALDLKLREKIIALSELPRTANDVLAKAEAFENASKCHYNRNENSFQKPSSSSNNNNNKNNNKKSNKFCEYCKKTNHNTDACYSKKKKEKKDKAEKEKVSSIESDRMVMKIMIDFKNKKHLAIIDSGSSISFFPKNLIDSSKLVNSEKNVSAVSFTNDPISIIGVYKETIKIENVKCKWDFYVANNNDYFLIGFDFLSSKRFKISTDFGLFKISNGRTEGQTKILRSTDINSHDYQQFNNLIISTDSDKNEDIEQCVIKMISSTTSSSSVNSSHSDKNVEKLLKKYNDLFNKLGETSVIKHKIILRDNVHPIQTRQYRIPEAIEKDVDIAVKKLIDENIIEESESEWKNPIVPIRKPDGTIRLAIDFRELNKITKKDSFPVPRSDRIIRDLRGSKYFSKIDMNSGYYQISMNESDREKTAFQWNNNLYHFKRMPFGLVSAPQTFIRCMSKIFGKLDFVKIYYDDILIHSSSKSDHYKHLEIVFKLFKEYNLTINKAKSEFLLEQVEYLGFSISDGKIQPSIKKIEALKNFPVPKCRKDLERFIGLSNYFRSMIENYATLVLPLQKLKHQNKFVWSDKCQDSFVKIRDILCASPVIHMPNPNCSYIMRSFVIQCDASDKGMGAVLLQRDEDNNEYVIEYASKSFTDCQLRYATIKKEATALLWSIEHFNHYLYGRKFLVESDHRPLQWLMTKKDSVGSLGRMALRLQQYDFDVVHIPGRNNIIADALSRVFTIQSKPWNDVQESDDSLQNQIESNPQLFWKDGSVWYKKENDVSKLCLPIDLLK, encoded by the coding sequence ATGGCcgaaaatattcaaacaaatactactaatcaatcaaatgatccaGACAAGTGGGTGGTTCGTCCTTCTCGTATGGAAAAAGATGACAAAATTGAAAGCTATCTAAATGAATTTAGTAGAATTGCGAAGGCTAATAATTGGACTGATTGTCGAAGTGCTGATATTTTTCAAGCTATGCTTCGTGCAGATTCGGAAGCTTTACAATTATTTGAAGATTTAACCGAATCagatcaaaaatcattttccaaAATTAAACGAGCTTtcgaagaaaaattcaaacataaTATGGTTGCAAATATTATGAAACTAATGTTCATTCAAAGAGATAGAAACGAATCATTAAGTAAACTTCTTCAAAGAACAACTACATGTGTTGAACGGGTTTATCCTAATTTCGCGAAATTAAATAAGACACAATTGGTTCGAAATCATTTCATGGCTGCATTAGATTTGAAGTTACGTGAAAAAATTATAGCGTTATCTGAGCTCCCAAGAACAGCAAATGATGTTCTGGCTAAAGCTGAAGCTTTTGAAAATGCATCAAAGTGTCATTATAATCGTaacgaaaattcatttcaaaaaccatcgtcatcgtctaataataacaataataaaaataacaacaagaaatcaaataaattttgtgAGTACTGTAAAAAAACTAATCATAATACTGATGCTTGTTattcaaaaaagaagaaagaaaaaaaagataaagctgaaaaagaaaaagtttcaagTATCGAATCAGATCGAAtggtaatgaaaattatgattgatttcaaaaataaaaaacatctAGCTATTATTGATTCGGGCAGTagtatttcattttttccaaaaaatcTTATTGATTCATCTAAATTGGTTAATTCCGAGAAAAATGTATCTGCTGTATCATTCACAAATGATCCGATATCGATTATTGGTGTTTATAAAGaaacaattaaaattgaaaatgtgaaatgtAAATGGGATTTTTATgttgcaaataataatgattatttccTAATTGGTTTCGACTTTCTTAGTTCAAAAAGATTCAAGATTTCTACTGATTTTGGGTTATTTAAAATTTCGAATGGTCGAACCGAAGGTCAAACTAAAATATTGCGATCTACAGATATAAATTCAcatgattatcaacaatttaataatttgatcatttctaCTGATTCTGATAAAAACGAAGATATTGAACAATGTgttatcaaaatgatttcttctacaacatcatcatcatcagttaaTAGTTCACATAGTGATAAAAATGtcgaaaaattattgaaaaaatataatgatttattcaacaaacTTGGTGAAACATCAGTTATCAAacataaaattattttacgTGATAATGTTCATCCAATTCAAACTCGTCAATATAGAATTCCGGAAGCTATCGAAAAAGATGTTGATATTGCTGTTAAAAAGCtaattgatgaaaacataATAGAAGAGTCTGAATCCGAATGGAAAAATCCGATAGTTCCAATACGAAAACCTGATGGTACTATCCGATTAGCAATTGATTTCCGtgaattaaataaaattaccAAAAAAGATTCTTTTCCAGTACCTAGAAGTGACCGAATAATTCGTGATCTCCGTGGTTCAAagtatttttcaaaaatcgaTATGAATAGTggttattatcaaatttcaatgaatgaatcagatCGTGAAAAAACTGCATTTCAATGGAATAACAATTTGTATCATTTTAAAAGAATGCCGTTTGGTCTCGTTTCTGCTCCACAAACTTTCATTCGATGTatgtcaaaaatttttggtaAACTTGATTTCGtcaaaatttattatgatgatattcttATTCATTCTTCTTCAAAAAGTGATCATTATAAACATTTagaaattgttttcaaattattcaaagaATATAATCTTACAATCAACAAGGCAAAATCTGAATTCTTATTGGAACAAGTTGAATATCTTGGTTTTTCGATATctgatggaaaaattcaaccatcaataaaaaaaattgaagcaTTAAAGAACTTTCCAGTTCCTAAATGTCGTAAAGATCTTGAACGATTTATTGGTTTATCTAATTATTTCCgttcaatgattgaaaattatgcTACATTGGTATTGCCTCtccaaaaattgaaacatcaaaataaatttgtgTGGTCTGACAAATGTCAAGATTCTTTTGTGAAAATTCGTGATATTCTTTGTGCATCTCCAGTAATACATATGCCGAATCCGAATTGTTCATATATCATGAGATCCTTTGTTATTCAATGTGATGCATCTGATAAAGGAATGGGTGCTGTATTATTGCAACGTGATGAAGATAATAACGAATATGTAATTGAATATGCCTCCAAATCTTTTACCGATTGTCAACTGAGGTATGCTACAATTAAAAAAGAAGCAACTGCTTTATTGTGGTCTATCgaacatttcaatcattatttatatgGTCGAAAGTTTTTGGTTGAAAGTGATCATCGTCCTTTACAATGGTTGATGACTAAAAAAGATTCTGTTGGTAGTCTTGGACGTATGGCATTACGATTACAACAATACGACTTCGACGTTGTACATATTCCTGGTAGAAATAATATCATTGCTGATGCGTTATCTCGTGTCTTCACTATTCAATCAAAACCATGGAATGATGTTCAAGAATCTGATGACTCTTtgcaaaatcaaatcgaatctaATCCACAACTTTTTTGGAAGGATGGCAGTGTATGgtataaaaaagaaaatgatgtaTCGAAGTTGTGTCTtccaattgatttattgaaatga